From a region of the Enterobacter sp. JBIWA008 genome:
- the fliG gene encoding flagellar motor switch protein FliG, with translation MSNTLTGTDKSVILLMTIGEDRAAEVFKHLSQREVQILSAAMANVRQISNKQLTEVLSEFEQEAEQFAALNVNANDYLRSVLVKALGEERAASLLEDILETRDTASGIETLNFMEPQSAADLIRDEHPQIIATILVHLKRGQAADILALFEERLRHDVMLRIATFGGVQPAALAELTEVLNNLLDGQNLKRSKMGGVRTAAEIINLMKTQQEEAVITAVREFDGELAQKIIDEMFLFENLVEVDDRSIQRLLQEVDSESLLIALKGAEQPLREKFLRNMSQRAADILRDDLANRGPVRLSQVENEQKAILLIVRRLAETGEMVIGSGDDTYV, from the coding sequence ATGAGTAATACGCTTACGGGCACCGATAAAAGCGTCATCCTGCTGATGACCATTGGCGAAGATCGCGCGGCAGAGGTGTTTAAGCACCTCTCCCAGCGAGAAGTGCAAATTCTCAGTGCGGCTATGGCCAACGTGCGTCAGATCTCCAACAAGCAGCTGACCGAAGTGCTGTCGGAATTTGAGCAGGAAGCCGAACAGTTTGCCGCGCTGAACGTCAACGCCAACGACTACCTGCGTTCCGTGCTGGTCAAGGCGCTGGGCGAAGAGCGTGCTGCCAGCCTGCTGGAAGACATTCTGGAAACGCGCGATACCGCCAGCGGTATCGAAACGCTCAACTTCATGGAGCCACAGAGTGCCGCCGACCTTATTCGCGACGAGCACCCGCAGATTATCGCCACCATCCTTGTCCACCTCAAACGTGGCCAGGCGGCCGATATTCTGGCGCTGTTCGAAGAACGCCTGCGCCACGATGTGATGCTGCGTATCGCCACCTTCGGCGGCGTCCAGCCGGCCGCGCTGGCGGAGCTGACCGAGGTGCTGAACAACCTGCTCGACGGTCAGAACCTCAAGCGCAGCAAAATGGGCGGCGTGAGAACGGCGGCGGAAATCATCAACCTGATGAAAACGCAGCAGGAAGAAGCCGTCATTACGGCGGTTCGCGAGTTCGACGGCGAGCTGGCACAGAAAATCATCGACGAGATGTTCCTGTTCGAAAACCTCGTGGAAGTGGACGACCGCAGCATCCAGCGCCTGCTCCAGGAAGTGGACTCCGAGTCGCTGCTTATCGCCCTCAAGGGCGCCGAGCAGCCGCTGCGCGAGAAGTTCCTGCGCAACATGTCCCAGCGTGCGGCCGATATCCTGCGCGACGACCTTGCAAACCGCGGCCCGGTTCGTCTGTCTCAGGTGGAAAACGAACAGAAAGCCATTCTGCTTATTGTTCGTCGTCTGGCGGAAACCGGCGAGATGGTGATTGGCAGCGGAGACGACACCTATGTCTAA
- the fliH gene encoding flagellar assembly protein FliH: MSNELPWKRWTPDDLAPPLSEFTPAVIATEELDPDVEQPELTEEEQQAQRLAQLQMQAHEQGYNAGLNEGRQKGHEQGYQEGLTKGLEHGIDQARQQQAPIHARMQQLVSEFQHTLDALDSVIASRLMQMALEAARQVIGQTPVVDNAALIKQIQGLLQQEPLFSGKPQLRVHPDDLQRVEESLGATLNLHGWRLRGDPTLHHGGCKVSADEGDLDASVATRWQELCRLAAPGVV, encoded by the coding sequence ATGTCTAATGAGCTGCCGTGGAAGCGCTGGACCCCGGACGATCTGGCGCCTCCCCTCTCCGAGTTCACGCCGGCCGTCATCGCAACCGAAGAGCTTGACCCGGACGTCGAGCAGCCCGAGCTGACCGAAGAGGAGCAGCAGGCACAGAGGCTGGCTCAGCTACAAATGCAGGCGCACGAGCAGGGCTATAATGCCGGTCTGAACGAAGGCCGGCAGAAAGGCCACGAGCAGGGGTATCAGGAAGGTCTGACGAAAGGGTTAGAGCACGGTATCGATCAGGCGCGCCAGCAGCAGGCGCCGATCCATGCCCGCATGCAGCAGCTGGTCAGCGAGTTTCAGCACACCCTGGACGCGCTGGACAGCGTGATTGCCTCGCGACTGATGCAGATGGCGCTGGAAGCCGCGCGTCAGGTTATCGGCCAGACGCCCGTGGTGGATAACGCTGCGCTGATCAAACAAATTCAGGGTCTGCTTCAGCAGGAGCCGCTGTTCAGCGGGAAGCCTCAGCTGCGCGTCCATCCGGACGACCTTCAGCGCGTTGAAGAAAGTCTGGGTGCTACGCTTAACCTGCACGGCTGGCGTCTGCGCGGCGACCCGACGTTACATCACGGCGGCTGCAAAGTCTCTGCCGATGAAGGCGATCTGGATGCCAGCGTCGCCACCCGCTGGCAGGAACTGTGCCGCCTGGCGGCACCGGGAGTCGTCTGA
- the fliI gene encoding flagellar protein export ATPase FliI, with the protein MTARLTRWLTTLDNFETRMAQLPSVRRYGRLTRATGLVLEATGLQLPLGATCVIERQDGLETREVESEVVGFNGQRLFLMPLEEVEGILPGARVYAKNISGDGLQSGKQLPLGPALLGRVLDGSGKPLDGLPSPDTTETGALITQPFNPLQRTPIEHVLDTGVRPINALLTVGRGQRMGLFAGSGVGKSVLLGMMARYTQADVIVVGLIGERGREVKDFIENILGAEGRARSVVIAAPADVSPLLRMQGAAYATRIAEDFRDRGKHVLLIMDSLTRYAMAQREIALAIGEPPATKGYPPSVFAKLPALVERAGNGISGGGSITAFYTVLTEGDDQQDPIADSARAILDGHIVLSRRLAEAGHYPAIDIEASISRAMTALITEKHYARVRSFKQLLSSFQRNRDLVSVGAYAKGSDPMLDKAISLWPQLEAFLQQGIFERADWEDSIQALELIFPQV; encoded by the coding sequence ATGACCGCACGCCTCACCCGCTGGCTCACCACGCTCGACAACTTTGAAACCAGGATGGCGCAACTGCCATCCGTTCGTCGGTATGGACGGCTGACGCGCGCCACCGGTCTGGTTCTCGAAGCCACCGGCCTGCAGCTTCCGCTGGGCGCGACCTGCGTGATTGAGCGTCAGGATGGTCTGGAAACGCGTGAAGTTGAAAGCGAAGTGGTCGGGTTTAACGGCCAGCGTCTGTTCCTGATGCCGCTTGAAGAGGTGGAAGGCATTCTGCCCGGCGCGCGCGTGTATGCCAAAAACATTTCTGGCGACGGGCTGCAAAGCGGGAAACAGCTGCCGCTTGGCCCTGCCCTGCTGGGCCGCGTGCTTGACGGCAGCGGTAAACCGCTCGACGGGCTTCCCTCCCCGGACACCACCGAAACCGGCGCGCTGATCACCCAACCGTTCAACCCCCTGCAGCGAACCCCTATCGAGCATGTGCTGGACACCGGCGTGCGTCCGATTAACGCCCTGCTCACCGTGGGACGTGGGCAACGTATGGGCCTGTTCGCCGGGTCAGGCGTGGGTAAATCCGTCCTGCTCGGCATGATGGCGCGCTACACGCAGGCCGACGTGATCGTCGTGGGTCTGATCGGCGAGCGTGGTCGTGAAGTAAAAGACTTTATTGAAAACATTCTGGGCGCGGAAGGCCGCGCCCGCTCGGTGGTCATTGCCGCGCCGGCGGATGTGTCGCCGCTGCTGCGTATGCAGGGTGCAGCTTATGCCACCCGTATTGCCGAAGATTTCCGGGACCGCGGCAAGCACGTGCTGCTGATCATGGACTCCCTGACCCGCTACGCGATGGCGCAGCGTGAAATCGCGCTGGCCATCGGTGAGCCACCGGCGACCAAAGGTTATCCGCCTTCGGTATTCGCCAAACTCCCTGCGCTGGTGGAACGCGCGGGGAACGGCATCAGCGGCGGCGGCTCCATCACCGCATTCTATACGGTACTGACGGAAGGCGATGACCAGCAGGACCCGATTGCCGACTCCGCGCGCGCGATCCTTGACGGTCATATTGTGCTGTCGCGTCGTCTGGCCGAAGCCGGGCACTACCCGGCCATTGATATCGAAGCCTCTATCAGCCGCGCAATGACGGCGCTGATTACCGAGAAGCACTACGCCCGCGTGCGTAGCTTCAAACAACTGCTTTCCAGCTTCCAGCGCAACCGCGATCTGGTCAGCGTGGGGGCGTATGCCAAAGGCAGCGACCCGATGCTCGACAAGGCGATTAGCCTGTGGCCGCAGCTGGAGGCATTTTTGCAACAAGGCATTTTTGAACGCGCCGACTGGGAAGATTCAATTCAGGCACTGGAGCTGATTTTCCCGCAGGTGTAA
- the fliJ gene encoding flagellar export protein FliJ: MAQNSALSTLKDLAEKEVDDAALQLGAMRRGCQQAEEQLKMLIDYQHEYRTNLNTDMTQGIGSQRWINYQQFIQTLEKAIDQHRQQLNQWTQKVDTALNFWREKKQRLQAWQTLQDRQIAATTLAENRLDQKKMDEFAQRASMRKPE, encoded by the coding sequence ATGGCGCAAAACAGCGCGTTATCAACGCTGAAAGATCTGGCTGAAAAAGAAGTTGATGATGCCGCATTGCAGCTAGGCGCAATGCGACGCGGGTGCCAGCAGGCTGAAGAACAGTTGAAGATGTTGATCGACTATCAGCATGAATATCGCACCAACCTCAATACCGATATGACACAGGGCATTGGAAGCCAGCGCTGGATTAACTATCAGCAGTTTATCCAGACGCTGGAGAAGGCGATAGATCAGCATCGCCAGCAGCTTAACCAGTGGACCCAGAAAGTCGATACCGCGCTGAATTTCTGGCGCGAGAAGAAGCAGCGACTGCAGGCCTGGCAAACCTTACAGGACCGACAGATCGCGGCAACGACCCTGGCGGAAAACCGTCTGGATCAGAAGAAAATGGATGAGTTTGCCCAGCGCGCATCAATGAGGAAACCGGAATGA
- the fliK gene encoding flagellar hook length control protein FliK gives MITLQQLLMRDSDLSGGTQTGKGSDGAQDFLSLLAGALSDATGKGKDAPLTLADLKAAGSKLSKVAQDAKGDTTLQAKIADLLSRQTALNGDETSPVTSLDALVSGLVPLSKGDALKTLNAANSKDDGKSELSEEELAGLSALMAMLPHQQTTASRQAGSDGVTATSTLNSSTLSQNGVGQPSLNASAGSHDKAQLSAPYQSQVKNNEPALSGNASATPAVTPAGEKQELASSFSSSSPTATLAPIMSSHATSQTAATVATAPVLSQPLGTHEWQQSLSQHITLFTKQGQQTAELRLHPEDLGQVQISLKLDDNQAQLQMVSAHSHVRAALEAALPVLRTSLAENGIQLAQSSVSSESFTGQQQSSSQQHQASRSDNSGGFNEESDELLPTPAALQSAARGNSAVDIFA, from the coding sequence ATGATCACACTGCAACAACTGCTGATGAGAGACAGCGACCTGTCAGGCGGCACGCAAACAGGGAAAGGCTCCGACGGTGCACAGGACTTTCTCTCTCTGCTGGCGGGCGCCCTGTCGGACGCAACGGGCAAGGGCAAAGATGCGCCGCTGACCCTGGCTGACCTGAAAGCCGCCGGCAGTAAACTGTCAAAAGTAGCGCAGGACGCCAAAGGTGATACCACCCTGCAGGCCAAAATTGCCGACCTGCTCTCGCGCCAGACCGCGCTGAATGGCGATGAAACGTCGCCCGTTACGTCGCTTGATGCGCTGGTTTCCGGGCTGGTGCCGCTGTCTAAGGGCGACGCACTGAAGACCCTCAATGCGGCGAACAGCAAAGATGATGGTAAAAGCGAGCTGAGCGAAGAAGAACTGGCCGGATTAAGCGCGCTGATGGCGATGCTGCCGCACCAGCAAACTACCGCCTCTCGCCAGGCAGGCAGTGACGGCGTTACCGCCACCTCAACGCTGAATTCCTCGACGCTTTCGCAAAACGGCGTGGGCCAACCGTCCCTGAACGCGTCTGCGGGAAGCCACGATAAAGCGCAGCTCTCTGCGCCTTACCAGAGCCAGGTGAAAAACAACGAACCCGCCCTGTCGGGCAACGCGTCTGCTACACCGGCCGTGACCCCGGCCGGTGAGAAGCAGGAACTTGCCAGTTCGTTCTCCTCATCATCCCCAACCGCCACCCTGGCACCGATTATGTCCAGCCATGCGACCAGTCAGACGGCCGCCACCGTCGCCACCGCGCCGGTGTTAAGCCAGCCTCTGGGGACCCACGAATGGCAGCAATCCCTGAGCCAGCACATCACCCTGTTTACTAAGCAGGGCCAGCAGACGGCAGAGCTGCGTCTGCACCCGGAAGATCTGGGTCAGGTGCAAATTTCGCTTAAGCTGGATGATAACCAGGCGCAGCTGCAGATGGTCTCTGCGCACAGCCATGTTCGTGCGGCACTGGAAGCCGCGCTGCCGGTGCTGCGGACCTCACTGGCGGAAAACGGCATTCAGCTTGCCCAGAGCAGCGTCAGCAGCGAGAGCTTCACCGGGCAGCAGCAGTCCTCATCCCAGCAGCACCAGGCCTCGCGTTCCGACAACTCCGGCGGTTTTAATGAAGAGAGCGATGAGTTACTGCCAACCCCTGCCGCCCTGCAGTCCGCAGCGCGCGGTAACAGTGCCGTAGACATCTTCGCCTAA
- the fliL gene encoding flagellar basal body-associated protein FliL: protein MTDSAITKKSKRSIWIPLLVLITLAACATAGYSYWRMQQEPTTAAAKAEAPPPPAPVFFPLDTFTVNLGDADRVLYVGITLRLKDEATRSRLNDYLPEVRSRLLLLFSRQDASALATDVGKQKLVDAIKQTLATPLVNGQPKQEVTDVLYTAFILR, encoded by the coding sequence ATGACTGACTCCGCTATCACCAAAAAAAGTAAGCGTTCCATCTGGATCCCGCTGCTGGTGTTGATCACGCTCGCCGCCTGCGCCACAGCGGGCTATAGTTACTGGCGTATGCAGCAGGAACCTACCACCGCTGCGGCCAAAGCTGAAGCGCCACCTCCGCCGGCTCCAGTGTTCTTCCCGCTGGATACCTTCACCGTTAATCTGGGTGATGCGGATCGTGTGCTTTACGTTGGCATTACGCTGCGCCTGAAAGATGAAGCCACCCGTTCACGTCTGAACGATTACCTTCCAGAAGTGCGTAGCCGTCTGCTGCTGCTGTTCTCTCGTCAGGACGCTTCGGCGCTGGCAACCGATGTGGGTAAGCAAAAGCTGGTCGACGCCATTAAACAAACGCTGGCGACCCCGCTGGTAAACGGCCAACCTAAGCAGGAAGTCACTGACGTTCTGTATACAGCATTCATTCTGCGGTAA
- the fliM gene encoding flagellar motor switch protein FliM encodes MGDSILSQAEIDALLNGDSDKSDDPQPGIGGDSDIRPYDPNTQRRVVRERLQALEIINERFARQFRMGLFNLLRRSPDITVGAIRIQPYHEFARNLPVPTNLNLIHLKPLRGTGLVVFSPSLVFIAVDNLFGGDGRFPTKVEGREFTHTEQRVINRMLKLALESYSDAWKAINPLEVEYVRSEMQVKFTNITTSPNDIVVNTPFHVEIGNLTGEFNICLPFSMIEPLRELLVNPPLENSRNEDQNWRENLVRQVQHSQLELVASFADIPLRLSQILKLQPGDVLPIEKPDRIIAHVDGVPVLTSQYGTINGQYALRVEHLINPILNSLNEEQPK; translated from the coding sequence ATGGGCGACAGTATTCTTTCTCAGGCAGAAATCGATGCGCTGCTCAATGGCGACAGCGATAAAAGTGATGATCCGCAACCGGGTATTGGCGGCGATAGCGATATTCGTCCCTATGACCCGAATACCCAGCGTCGCGTGGTACGTGAGCGTCTGCAGGCGCTGGAGATCATTAACGAACGTTTTGCACGTCAGTTCCGTATGGGGCTGTTTAACCTGCTGCGTCGTAGCCCGGATATTACGGTCGGTGCGATCCGCATTCAGCCGTATCATGAGTTTGCCCGCAACCTGCCGGTGCCAACCAACCTTAACCTGATTCATCTGAAGCCGCTGCGCGGCACCGGTCTGGTGGTGTTTTCCCCAAGCCTGGTGTTCATTGCGGTGGATAACCTGTTTGGCGGAGACGGGCGTTTCCCGACCAAAGTAGAAGGTCGTGAATTCACCCACACCGAACAGCGCGTCATTAACCGCATGCTGAAGCTGGCGCTGGAGTCATACAGCGACGCGTGGAAAGCGATTAACCCGCTGGAAGTGGAGTACGTGCGTTCTGAGATGCAGGTGAAATTTACCAATATCACCACCTCCCCGAACGATATCGTCGTTAACACGCCGTTCCACGTGGAGATCGGTAACCTGACCGGCGAGTTCAACATCTGCCTGCCGTTCAGCATGATCGAACCGCTGCGCGAGCTGCTGGTGAACCCGCCGCTGGAGAACTCCCGCAACGAAGATCAGAACTGGCGTGAAAACCTGGTCCGTCAGGTCCAGCATTCGCAGCTTGAGCTGGTGGCGAGCTTCGCCGATATCCCGCTGCGGTTATCTCAGATCCTGAAATTACAACCCGGCGATGTTTTGCCGATAGAAAAACCCGACCGCATTATTGCCCATGTGGATGGTGTCCCCGTGCTGACAAGCCAGTACGGCACGATTAACGGTCAGTATGCGTTACGCGTTGAGCACTTGATCAACCCGATTTTGAATTCGCTGAATGAGGAACAGCCCAAATGA
- the fliN gene encoding flagellar motor switch protein FliN: protein MSDMNNPSDENSGALDDLWAEALNEQQATPAKSAADAVFQQLGGGDVSGTLQDIDLIMDIPVKLTVELGRTRMTIKELLRLTQGSVVALDGLAGEPLDILINGYLIAQGEVVVVADKYGVRITDIITPSERMRRLSR from the coding sequence ATGAGTGACATGAACAATCCGTCCGATGAAAACAGCGGAGCACTGGACGATCTGTGGGCTGAAGCGTTAAACGAGCAACAGGCGACCCCGGCCAAAAGTGCAGCCGATGCCGTATTCCAGCAGCTTGGTGGCGGCGACGTCAGCGGCACGCTGCAGGACATCGACCTGATTATGGATATCCCGGTTAAGCTGACCGTTGAGCTGGGACGCACCCGTATGACCATTAAAGAGCTGCTGCGCCTGACGCAGGGTTCCGTGGTGGCCCTTGACGGTCTGGCCGGCGAGCCGCTGGATATTCTGATCAACGGTTATCTGATTGCCCAGGGTGAAGTGGTGGTGGTTGCCGATAAATACGGCGTGCGTATCACCGACATCATTACCCCGTCTGAACGTATGCGTCGTCTGAGCCGTTAA
- the fliO gene encoding flagellar biosynthetic protein FliO: MKTQATISQPAAVPGSPLLQVSGALFGIIAFILIAAWLVKRFGLAGKTAGAHGLKVSASTTLGPRERVVIVEVDDARLVLGVTASNISVLHKLPPAPAAVDERAETPADFQSVMKSLLKRSGRS; this comes from the coding sequence ATGAAAACCCAGGCAACAATATCACAGCCTGCTGCCGTTCCCGGCTCGCCTCTGCTCCAGGTGAGCGGGGCATTGTTCGGTATTATTGCCTTTATTCTTATCGCCGCCTGGCTGGTGAAGCGCTTTGGCCTGGCGGGGAAAACCGCCGGCGCCCACGGGCTGAAGGTCAGCGCCAGCACCACGCTGGGACCTCGTGAACGCGTGGTCATCGTCGAGGTGGACGATGCGCGCCTGGTCCTGGGAGTAACGGCTTCAAACATCAGCGTATTACATAAGCTGCCGCCCGCCCCTGCTGCGGTGGACGAGCGTGCAGAGACCCCTGCGGATTTCCAGTCCGTGATGAAGAGTTTGCTTAAGCGTTCCGGGAGATCCTGA
- the fliP gene encoding flagellar type III secretion system pore protein FliP (The bacterial flagellar biogenesis protein FliP forms a type III secretion system (T3SS)-type pore required for flagellar assembly.), with amino-acid sequence MRRLLSLTLAGVGLFAPAVYAQLPGLVSTPLAGGGQSWSLPVQTLVFITSLTFIPAILLMMTSFTRIIIVFGLLRNALGTPSAPPNQVMLGLALFLTFFIMSPVIDKIYTDAYQPFSEDKISMQEALDKGAQPLREFMLRQTREADLALFARLSNTGELQGPEAVPMRILLPAYVTSELKTAFQIGFTIFIPFLIIDLVIASVLMALGMMMVPPATIALPFKIMLFVLVDGWQLLVSSLAQSFYS; translated from the coding sequence ATGCGCCGTTTGTTATCCCTGACGCTTGCGGGCGTTGGCCTGTTTGCTCCCGCGGTCTATGCGCAGCTGCCCGGTCTGGTTTCAACCCCTCTCGCGGGCGGTGGCCAAAGCTGGTCGCTTCCGGTTCAGACGCTGGTATTCATCACCTCGCTGACGTTTATTCCGGCCATCCTGCTGATGATGACCAGCTTCACCCGCATCATCATCGTTTTTGGTCTGCTGCGAAACGCGCTGGGAACGCCTTCCGCACCGCCAAACCAGGTTATGCTGGGGCTGGCGCTGTTTTTGACCTTTTTCATTATGTCGCCGGTGATCGATAAGATTTATACCGACGCCTATCAGCCGTTCAGCGAAGACAAAATCTCCATGCAGGAGGCGCTGGATAAGGGCGCACAGCCGCTGCGGGAATTTATGCTGCGCCAGACGCGCGAAGCCGATCTGGCCCTCTTTGCCCGCCTTTCCAACACCGGCGAGCTGCAGGGACCGGAAGCAGTGCCAATGCGTATTCTTCTGCCTGCCTATGTCACCAGCGAGCTGAAAACCGCGTTCCAGATTGGCTTTACCATCTTTATTCCGTTCCTGATTATCGACCTGGTGATCGCCAGCGTTCTGATGGCGCTCGGGATGATGATGGTGCCGCCCGCGACCATTGCCCTGCCCTTTAAGATCATGCTCTTTGTACTGGTTGACGGCTGGCAGCTGCTGGTCAGTTCTTTGGCGCAGAGTTTCTACAGTTAA
- the fliQ gene encoding flagellar biosynthesis protein FliQ, which produces MTPESVMMMGTEAMKIAIAVAAPLLLVALVTGLIISILQAATQINEMTLSFIPKIIAVFVAIIIAGPWMLNLLLDYMRNLFTNLPYIIG; this is translated from the coding sequence ATGACACCCGAATCGGTCATGATGATGGGCACGGAAGCGATGAAAATCGCGATTGCCGTTGCCGCACCGCTGCTGCTTGTCGCGCTGGTTACCGGTCTGATTATCAGTATTCTGCAGGCCGCCACGCAGATTAACGAAATGACGCTGTCCTTCATCCCGAAAATCATCGCCGTATTCGTGGCGATTATCATAGCCGGGCCGTGGATGCTGAACCTGTTGCTGGACTATATGCGCAACCTGTTTACCAATCTGCCGTACATCATCGGCTGA
- the fliR gene encoding flagellar biosynthetic protein FliR, whose amino-acid sequence MLHFTSDQWVQWLGVYFWPMLRIMALISTAPILSEKSIPKRVKVGLGIIISIIVAPSLPPVDIPIFSANAVWVALQQVMIGVAVGFTMQLAFAAVRTAGELIGLQMGLSFATFVDPGSHLNMPVLARIIDLLAMLLFLSFNGHLWLISMLVDTFHTLPIGENPVNSNAFLALTRAAGLIFLNGLMLALPIITLLLTVNLALGLLNRMAPQLSVFVIGFPLTLTVGILLMSLLMPLIAPFCEHLFGEIFNLLADIVSELPRK is encoded by the coding sequence ATGCTGCACTTCACCAGCGACCAGTGGGTTCAGTGGCTCGGCGTCTATTTCTGGCCGATGCTGCGCATCATGGCGCTGATATCCACCGCCCCCATTCTCAGCGAGAAATCGATACCCAAGCGTGTCAAAGTGGGGCTGGGGATTATCATCTCCATTATCGTTGCGCCCTCTCTGCCCCCCGTGGATATTCCGATCTTCTCGGCAAATGCGGTGTGGGTGGCCTTGCAGCAGGTGATGATTGGCGTCGCCGTTGGCTTTACCATGCAGCTCGCCTTTGCCGCGGTGCGTACCGCAGGGGAACTGATCGGTCTGCAGATGGGGCTTTCGTTCGCCACGTTTGTTGATCCTGGTAGTCATCTCAACATGCCCGTGCTGGCGCGAATTATCGATCTGCTCGCCATGCTGCTGTTCCTGTCGTTCAACGGCCATCTGTGGCTAATCTCCATGCTGGTGGATACGTTCCATACGCTACCGATTGGCGAAAATCCGGTGAACAGCAACGCTTTCCTCGCGCTTACTCGCGCTGCGGGGCTGATTTTCCTCAACGGGCTGATGCTGGCGCTGCCGATCATCACCCTGCTGCTGACCGTCAACCTGGCGTTAGGTCTACTCAACCGAATGGCGCCGCAGCTTTCAGTGTTTGTCATCGGTTTTCCGCTGACGCTGACGGTTGGAATTTTATTGATGTCATTACTGATGCCACTTATCGCTCCCTTCTGTGAACATTTATTCGGCGAGATATTCAACCTGTTAGCGGATATTGTCAGCGAGCTGCCACGTAAATAA
- the rcsA gene encoding transcriptional regulator RcsA has product MSTIIMDLCSYTRLGLTGYLASRGVRKRDINDAHTVDELAAACDELKPGVVFINEDCFIHDPANSQHIKQIINQHPKTLFIVFMAIANIHFDEYLLVRKNLLISSKSIKPESLDDILGDYLNKEVKNVGAVNLPTLSLSRTESSMLRMWMAGQGTIQISDQMNIKAKTVSSHKGNIKRKIKTHNKQVIYHVVRLTDNVTNGIFVNMR; this is encoded by the coding sequence ATGTCAACGATCATTATGGATTTATGCAGCTACACCCGGCTAGGGTTAACCGGGTACCTGGCAAGCAGAGGGGTAAGAAAGAGAGACATCAACGATGCACACACCGTTGACGAACTCGCAGCCGCTTGTGACGAACTAAAACCAGGCGTGGTGTTTATTAATGAGGACTGTTTCATTCACGATCCAGCCAACAGTCAGCACATTAAGCAAATCATTAATCAGCATCCAAAAACCCTGTTTATTGTTTTTATGGCGATCGCGAATATCCATTTCGATGAGTATTTGTTGGTCCGTAAAAATTTATTGATCAGTTCTAAATCGATTAAACCCGAGTCGCTGGATGACATTTTGGGTGATTATTTGAATAAAGAAGTTAAAAATGTAGGAGCGGTTAACTTGCCCACCCTATCATTAAGCAGGACTGAATCAAGTATGCTGCGAATGTGGATGGCGGGACAAGGAACTATTCAAATCTCTGACCAGATGAATATTAAAGCGAAAACCGTTTCGTCACACAAAGGAAATATTAAACGGAAAATTAAAACGCATAATAAGCAAGTGATCTACCATGTGGTACGCCTGACCGATAATGTGACGAACGGGATTTTCGTCAACATGCGTTAG
- the dsrB gene encoding protein DsrB has translation MKVNDRVTVKTDGGPRRPGVVLAIEEFSEGTMYLVSLEDYPLGIWFFNELGHPDGIFVEKAE, from the coding sequence ATGAAGGTCAACGATCGGGTAACCGTTAAAACGGACGGTGGGCCGCGCCGCCCGGGCGTGGTGCTGGCAATTGAAGAGTTTAGCGAAGGCACAATGTACCTGGTATCACTTGAAGACTACCCGCTCGGCATCTGGTTTTTTAACGAACTGGGGCATCCGGACGGCATTTTTGTCGAGAAGGCGGAGTAG
- the yodD gene encoding YodD family peroxide/acid resistance protein — protein sequence MKTDKEYSDTIKREVEVDVDALLAAINELSESEVRRSDDNSDHVIVNGRDYHTYRELAEAFELDIHDFSVSEANR from the coding sequence ATGAAGACCGATAAAGAGTACAGCGACACCATCAAGCGTGAAGTCGAGGTGGATGTCGATGCCCTGCTGGCTGCCATCAATGAGCTCAGTGAGTCAGAAGTCCGCCGGTCGGACGACAATTCAGACCACGTCATTGTCAACGGAAGGGATTATCACACCTATCGTGAGCTGGCCGAGGCTTTCGAGCTTGATATTCACGACTTTAGCGTGTCTGAAGCCAATAGGTAG